CCATTTAAAAATAAGGAACAATAGAGGGTTATATATAACTCCTTTAACATAACACATTATATTCCTAACTCTCTGTGATAGAAGGCTTGGCCAATCCTATCTTTGAAAAAGAAACTCTATCCAACGGTAGACTCTATCCTGGGAGTATAGAAGTAGTGACTCCATGAGTTTGGAGCCATTTATAAAGTCCTCTTCAATCATCCCAGAGAGGAGCAGCAGGAATCTTCTGTTGGATCTCCCACCAATAATTTAACTTGGTATGAACACTTGCAAACTGCAAGTTCACAGTGGTAAGGCACCACTAGCTACTGTTGATGCTCCTTATTTCTCTCAAGGCAAGAATTAGGAGGGTCGACTTACCACATattggttcaggtgatagggatgggagaacgctctcgccatccctatgtgaagggtattccgttaaaggaatccagggactcgatggtttggtcaacccctgagagggggttgtgcccgtgcctaactccagggggacatttgggtggcagagatagcctgttcccgactttccgcttatccaggtgttcacccttggctgacctatgctggaaccctgggtcagcgctacctgcatggcagggagctagtcgaaccagagcctatgcaaccattcactttctgtaatcaataaagttgtggcctaaattctgccaaaaaccaaaactaaaatttgagtcaagtgtgaatttatttaggggggggggaggtttctgggtctgaacacacaaaacaTTGAGTCTGcagaagcattgcagcttgccagatggaacaatccctcctcctcctgggtttGCCTGACACAAATTTGGGGGTGCttaaggggaggagagaggtggtAACCCAACTGCACAAGTGGAAATGCTTGTGCAGAGCTCCTGCTGACAGGGGCCATTTGCTGAATCCTGCCCATTATCATCTAAAGTGGGGACCCCCCATTTGAAATCTGTGAAGTAAAGGCAGGGGTGGCGGTGTAAAGCCATGCAGTCCGAAGTCTAAAAACTCCACTGCTGTTGGGTTCTGTTGGTTCAGATGTAAGCTCCAGAATATTAAGTCTACTTTAACTGCAGTCCTCTAATACCTGATGCTGCTCTAAAGCCCTAAAATCTGACCCTTCTATTACAGGAACCACTGGTTTATTTTGCATCTGAGAGAGGACAGTGCCTATGAGAAAGTGTGGTGCATGCAAACCAGCATCACCACATAAAAAAAGAGTTCCAGCCACACTGAAATTTCCTGCAAAGTTTTATTTGCTTCGTGTGCAGAGACGTGCTGTTCTTTGGTCGGTATGGAGTAGTTAAAAAGGTATGCAGGGCTTTCAAAGTTACAGATATCTTTAGAACAGAAAAAAGGGGCAGAAGAAGAGTCATTCTGTATTAGAGCAAAGAAGAAGAGTCATTCTGTATTAGAGCAAAGAAGAAGAGTCATTCTGTATTAGAGCAAAGTCCAATCATCCTGATGGTGGCCAGCCAAATCCCTCAGGGAAGCCCCACAAGCAGTGCTTGAGCACAACAAACAGCCCTCTCCCTACTTGCGACTCCCAGCAAATGGTATCAAAATGCATGCTGTCTCCTACAATGGAGGTAGATCACAAtagtcatgactagtagccattgatagctgtaTCCTCCAAAAACCTCCAAGAGTCAGTGTGGTATAGtagttagaatgtcagactaggacctgggaggccagggttcaaatccccagtcagccatgCAGCTACACATTATAGCTTGTGTATTGGTCCAGGGAGCATAATGTGAACCAAGCAAAATTATCCCCCATCTCTAGTTGAGAAATTGTCTACAGTACTAACCTTAGACCATTTCTCAGGGACAGGGAAGAACATGCATCGAAGAATGTATTTAGGAAGGGGTCACaggtcagtgggagagcatctgctttgcatgcaaaggtcccaggttgctgttgtttattaaACTTGTATACTGCCTTATACCTGTAGGACTCAGGTTGCTTCATAACACAAAGCTGCAATAtacaaagcacaaaatacataataaaaacaataaaaacaatcaacaataaaaagtaaaggtacccctgcccttatgggccagtcttgacagactctagggttgtgcactcatctcactctataggccgggagccagcgctgttcgcagacacttccgggtcacgtggccagcgtgacaagctgcatctggcgagccagcgcagtacacggaacggcgtttaccttcccgctgggaaGTAGAACcttctacttgcacccgggggtgctttcaaactgctaggttggcaggcgctgggacctaatgacgggagcgcaccccgccatggggattcgaaccgccaaccatgcaagtcctaggcgctgaggttttacccacagcaccacccgcgtccccaaacaaTACACTCCCCAACGAATACCCCTAACCAGTACCCCAACCcacaaatatacaataataataataataatttattatttgtaccccacccatctggctgggtttctccagccactttgggtggcttccaacaaagactaaaaatacattaaaatgtcacacatcaaaaacttccctgagcagggctgccttcagatgtcttctaaatggcaggtagctgtttatctctttgacatctgatgggagggtgttccacagggtgggcgccactaccaagaaggccctctgcctggttccctgtagctcagCATTACAAGACTCAACTTTACAAGACTCAACATCAACATATACCACTTAACAACAATTTTAAACAACCACACCCTCCAAATAAACCAGCACCCACCCAAGTTAAAATCTCATCCCtattaaaacaataattttaacacACCCTCGACGTGCCACCCCCCTAAGTGTCATCCCTTCAAGTGTGGCCCTGTCCCAGGGCAGGCAGGCTTTAGAGAGCTGCCCCATCTGCTGATATATGCCTAGCTGGGGCAGCAGATGTTTCCAGTgctgcctgcctgtcttcccagggtCCCGGTCCTTGCAGGACTCTCTACAGTCCTCTTGAGTGAGGGGAAACTGGCAGCTCACGATATTTTGTTGTTTAATCttcaagaataaaaataaattatatcaCACATTCAGATTTTTGGACCTGATCTCTTTTGGTGTCTTTCTTCCTTAGGTGTTAGGTAAATCCTAGAACTTGTGGTCCACCTCTGCAAAGCAAAGGATGTGGAAAGGAGGATTTCTCTATCTCCACCTGAGtaggtttcatttccatcttcagttTCGGCAGATGTAAGGGGAGTTCAGCAGTTGGgagaccccccccctccacagtgacTATGAGATGACAAAGGTCTGAAGACAGTGCCACTGTGAGAAAGCTTCTTTCTTTTGGTGCCATGAATGCCACCCACTTAACCTGCCCTGTGGCTTTAAACACCACCAAATACTTCACAATTCCTATGTACTCTGTGGCATTGACAGCTGGGCTGCCTCTGAATTGTTTGGCCCTTTGGGCCGTGATAACCCACATCAAAAAGTCCATTGTTCTCTCGGTCTATGTGCTGAACGTGGTGCTAGCCAACCTCTTGCAGAGTCTGCTGCTACCCTTCTGGATTGCTTACAGTTCCCGCAACCACCACTGGATCCTAGGGCAAGTGGCCTGTGTGGTGGTTGGTGTGGTCCACTCCACAAACTTCTATGCCAAGAACAGCTTCCTGTGCCTCATTGCCATGGACCGTTACATAGGGTTAATTCATCCAATGAAGTTCCACAGATTGCAGGCAATGAGCAGTGCCACAAAGGTGAGCGTTGTGGCTTGGCTCCTGGTGGCCATTTtgtgtgctgccggcatctggcTAGAGATGAAGGACTTGGGGACATGGCAAGGGAATTGTTTAGACAGCATCCAATTAGGCAAGGACTATGCACACTTCAAGATATCCACCATGAGCCTCACTTTATTCATTCCTTGCATTCTCATGGGATTCTTCTACCTTAGGGTGCTGCTTGAGGTCAGGAAGATGACATCTATGCATCAAAGAGTGAAACGGAGGATCTGTGGCTTTATCTCCATTATCTTGGCCTCCTACTTCCTGCTCTATACTCCCTTCCAACTGGTTTCATTTTATAGATTCTACTGGACACTGGAGCTGGAAAAGGACAAGATCTGTGATTTTAAGAGGAGCATTTTCAATTCCATGTACTTTACTTGGTGTTTGGCCACCTTGGCTAATATATTGGATCCCCTTCTTTACGTCCTGCTCCTTAAAGATGTTCAGGCTGATCTTAAAGATCAGCTCAGTTTCAAAGGTCACAGGACAGAAAACACACATAAGTTGGAAGATCTTCCTTTACATTCCACAACAGAACAGACATAAAAGCAACCTGAGGTTCAATAAGTCATCTACTGGCTTTAGAAATGGAAAACCTAATGGTTAATCACAGTGTCTTTCAAACTTCTCTGCTCTCTGACACTAAAAGAAGTAGCTGATTTGACCaggtcaaaaagaaaaataaggacCCTCACACACAAGAAAGTGTGTTTCTAAAgtcaccaggaagaactttctgacaataagagctgttagatggtggaacggactccctcacgGGTTGGTGGACCCTCCTtacttggaggtctttaagcagaggttggatggccacctgtcacggatgctttagttgagaggagttggacttgatgaccctcgggatcccttccaactctacaactctatgatcctatgaaagTAACATGACCTGTAGAATTCCAAAGTTGTTGACCACAGCTTCAATATACTGATGGCACTCAGCTCTGTCTTTCCATCCCGTCTGAATCAGGAGAGCCTGTTCAGGTGGTGGACTGGTGTCTGGAGACAATGGTGGGATGGTTGAGGGCCAGCAGGCTGAAAGTGAATCATGATAAGATGATAATGCTGAACACAGGGAGACAGCCTGTTCTTGGTGCTCCTCTGAAGGATAAAATGCTGTGTACATAATGCAAATGGGGGAAATTAGTCACACCTGAGAGCGTATGCAAGTGATACATGCTAGTAGAATAGTTGGATGCATGGGGGCAATTAAGTAACAGAAATATTCACCAAAAAGACCaaaacttaaaaaaattaatgaatcATATAATAGCATTTGTGCATAcagaaagtgctttgcaaaagctCATTGTCTTACCCCCATATGCCCATTCCACCGCTTTGATCTGCAGTATTGGCACTGCTATGGGCGCCACATAATGCTTTTTATATGCCTGTCTTTTGACATGCAGCGGCTCTTAGACTTTGGAACTGACTGCCAAGTcagatcaggcaggtgccttcactataTTTTCTTTTGGCTCCTACTTACAACATTTCTGTTTAAGCAAGCCTCTCTAGACACATAGATgctgatgtattttaatattttttactgttaattttaaatttatttacatatttCAAATATGTCAACTGTTTTAATATTTCtcataaactgcttagaggttttactacaaCCAAGTCCTGCAATTTATGTTAAGTAAAAATGAAATAGCTTTCACATTAAGCTTGTGTGGCAAGTCCCTTATTTTCCCATTTGGCAGATCAAGAACCAGTGTTAAATTTGTTTGAAGCTACCAAATGAGGCAGGTGGGATAAGGTTTTCATGTTCTGGTTCCATTCACTGTCTGCTGGACCACAGAAAACAGATGCCTTCTCTTTCTTCTAGAACAGTGGTCCATCTACCAAACCACAATAATCCAGGTCATCACCATTGTTACAAATACTTGTCTTTGAATGGCACCACTTTTATGTGCCAAAACAGAGGCTGGGGGTTTTGTGAAATAAATGGCTTCTTGTGGTGTCATCTAGGATGTTATGACATCATGGTTGAAGGGACCTGGTTCAACATGATTCCTAACTTCATCAGGGTGACAGGAGCTGGCACCTGCACAAGACACATGAGACAACATTTGACCTGTGGCTGTATTTGAAGACCATTTGTTCTGTTTAGCAAGGGTGATCATTATTGTGCCTCTGTGCAAGAAGAGGTCGTTGGtacctcttaactgacattcttaactgaacacaCACTGAACGGAGAGGCTGATTCCGGAGCATAACAcacaagccccgcccaccagataccaggcatgCTACTACTCAAATTAgcccccagtgtttttcttacaataaTATGGGGAAGGTTGATGGGGATCCTGGTGAAAAAGCATACTTGGGATCTTTGCAACTCAAGGGGTGTCACTTGACACATGCACAGTCCATGTGCACATCTGGTGCAGTGGGATCACAGCTTCTGGTTGCATCCTAATGCCATGTGTCCCACTGCCCTTGCTCCCAACATACATGCTGCGTTTGAAAGAGGAGCCCACACAGAAATTGGATGGTGGGGCCAGGAGGCATGGTTCAGCTGCCCACCTGACATATGGGATGCAAACGTTGAGGCAGTGGTAGATGGCAGGGTGAAGTGATTGTGTTATGGCACTCATGTTACCTCCAGTCTGTCACTGGAGTCTGCTgcttagtgtctgggctgaatgatgggggtggagacgctccttcaggtatactggaccgaggctgtttagggctttaaaggtcagcaccaacactttgaattgtgctgtaaGCATTCCAAAGCTGGTGGTAATAGAGATGGCAGTGCCATGTGTCTCTATCTTCATTCAGATCAGAAGACCTACCAATCACCATCTTCTCAATCTCGCCAGAATTCAGCTCTGTTTGGTCCATGCAGTGATAGACAATGAATAAGCACAGAGATCTGCAATATCTAGTCTGAGTGACGATAAGAAATTAAGTGGTgttatatatctgtatctgtgtCTTATATGCACATAGTCCTATGGCTATGCATCTTGCGATAAGAGAGTGCCCACATTCTTTTAAAACCACTTCAAGTACTTTTATTGGGAAACTTTCTTTGAAACACTCTGGTTTGAAGAAAAACAAAGGGGTGGCTATTAAGAGCCCTCCTGTTCTTAATTTTGGGGAAAAGAGCAACAACATACACTTACCTTAGAAGTCAAAGCTACAGATATGCATCCACTTTGTCCCTCTAGGTACATACCTCTATTTATGTGATAAGATTCAGCCAAAGGTGGGGATGGAGAGGTATACAATTATTTCAAGCACAGTCTGAAAAGGAACTGCCTCAAAGACTTTCACATAGCTGAGTAACAAGTATCGAGAGGCAAGGAAAGCTTGCAATTTCAGGCCatctttgaaacagcaaagcaggcTAAATCTCAGGCAAAGCAGATGTCAAATAAAGACAGTGCTTTGAAAGTAAAAGGAAGTCGTAAGGGTTACATTGCTTCTGATTAAGAAAAGCCAAATTGAaatacaaaacaattaaaattgaAAGCATATTTGGGTTGTACAGTGTGCAGCCTGCATCTCCTtccattcctttttctttcacacccaaaccaaaaaccccaagttctagtgttaggattctgaagaagaagaaaaaaaaatccttccagtagcaccttagagaccaactaagtttgcacacttcttcagatacatgcagatacatgcacacgaaagctcataccaataacaaacttagttggtctctaaggtgctactggaaggattttttttattttgtttcaactacggcagaccaacacggttacctacctgtaactagattcTGAAAATGTGAGAGACTACACACATGCAGCTTTCAGCCACGAGGCTGAACACATGGATGCTGGAGATGGGGCCAGGAGACTTGCAGATGTCGGTGGCAACACCAGGAGGTGTGATCCTATTTTCCCCTGTGTGCTTGGAATATCTCCTGTGGTTGagggtggggctctcctgagctAGACttgcacattctctctctctctctctctctctctctctctctctctctctcgggcccCATTGTCTATTTGATCCAGTAATTTATGGAAATATCAAATTTGACAGAACAGATTAGAGTTGTGATTGTTTTGCTGTGAAAGATCAGAGAGAgattggggaggaggaggagagaggccaTGGCATGTGCCATTGGCTACATAGCTATGCTGACTGATCTACAACAGATGAAGGTGGTTTCTCCTCTGAAATCTGCCTGTCCTTTATGCCTTGACCTCTGTTGTGGGAAAGGGAAGCTGAAGCATCACAAAAACACCCAAAGAACTCACAGAGCAATGGATTCTATGATGAGGAGAGGCTGAGAAATTCGCACATGGTTACCATTATGTGAGAGGGGCTGAGAAAGGTTGCTTGCTCCTCCCATCTATGCCTACTGCCACCTACTGGAGAACCTGGGAACACTGGTCATTGCTCTTGCTGTGGCTACcctagcccagacactgaaaaaACTCCTCTGAGTGGATTGGGTGCTCCAGCACTAGCTAAGGCATATTTGTTGTTGGTCACTTTGGAGCTTTATAGAGTGCCAATATGATATTTGTCAATTCTTACACAAAATGGTACTTTATATTGTGTGCCTGGAAACATGTGATGTGATCCAAGTGCTCCCCCAATTTCACTATAGGTATCCAACCTAAGTACCTGGTCCTTTGCCCATGTCCTGATGCACTGCAAGTGGGAAAGATATGCTGTCCAATGGTGCCAAGAAGCATCTAGCTCCCCAAGTTTCTGGCAATATTCGTGTTGATTGTTATTGGTGGAAAGGTTATGcctgctctaataataataataataataataataataataattattattccagTGATACAAGTGCCTGTTTTCCCAATAGCCAGGGACAATAGTCATAATCCTGGTCTGATGGTTAGCTCCATAGCCATCTTGACTAACAGAAAGGGCAGCCTGAGATAATTGGATAGTAATATCTCTTGATGGAGTTGGATAGATTAGGACAAGCAGCTGGTGAcatcagttctccaaaggaacattATGGTCTGCTTGCTTTTGGACACGCTCCCATTCTTGAATCCTGCCGGTAACACGGGGTGCCTTATCAATCATACTCACACAGCTGGAACAGACATGCCTGCTAAAATCAGAGATAGATTGTGGAGAATCTAATACCATTCACATGTGTAAGAGGAACTGGATTCCAatatactctccccccccccacacacacattaggTGAGGGATTAATAAATTGTTTTTGTGCTGCTTACTTATTCCaagttgagcatttgttctgtgcAACTTGTACTCCCTTGTGAGTCCTTTAAATGcaactttcctttaaaaacagGGATCCAGCCAATATTTTGCAAAATGATTGCCCCCTGGCCCTCTTttgagcagcagtggcagcaataATGGTTGGGGTCATCATTCTGTGATTCTTACAGGGATGGCACTGCACTCATTTTGTCTGCCATAGATTTTAGGGGAATCAAAAAGGGCCTCAATGCTGATCTAGGAAAGGGATTCTCAACCTGAGCctgaaggaggaagggggaaaaaagcaatTAAGGTGATTTAGGAAGAACAGCAACGAGACTCTACTGAAGCGTTTCTCAAAGTTTTTtatctgggccacactttcagaataagaATTTGCTTGCCAatctttttattgataagaaatacattggaaaacaaaaagaaacaactatcagtgcttgatttataacatagaacacaactactttataatacgaTCATGGGACACCCTGGAAatgtaaaacaatgcagctacataagaattCCCAAAAATAGTtataaatgagcctcttacatatgcACCTTAAGCATGTATACAAACTCATTTGCT
This genomic stretch from Podarcis muralis chromosome 11, rPodMur119.hap1.1, whole genome shotgun sequence harbors:
- the LOC114606830 gene encoding G-protein coupled receptor 4-like; this encodes MNATHLTCPVALNTTKYFTIPMYSVALTAGLPLNCLALWAVITHIKKSIVLSVYVLNVVLANLLQSLLLPFWIAYSSRNHHWILGQVACVVVGVVHSTNFYAKNSFLCLIAMDRYIGLIHPMKFHRLQAMSSATKVSVVAWLLVAILCAAGIWLEMKDLGTWQGNCLDSIQLGKDYAHFKISTMSLTLFIPCILMGFFYLRVLLEVRKMTSMHQRVKRRICGFISIILASYFLLYTPFQLVSFYRFYWTLELEKDKICDFKRSIFNSMYFTWCLATLANILDPLLYVLLLKDVQADLKDQLSFKGHRTENTHKLEDLPLHSTTEQT